The stretch of DNA TGTTCTGAGCTATAGAATGTAGCAGAGGGACCTGGTAGACGGGAGAAGCGTCAACATCTCAGTTACCAGAGACTCTGAGAATGGAGCACTCTCTTATAACCAACAACCTCTAGTTGTTATCATGGGTGAGGTAAACTTCCTGTTGGTCATTTACCAGGCTAACTGCAGTTCTGTTTGAGGCCACAGGGGCAGGTGTCTCCATCTCTTAAAATTCCCTGATCATTATGGCAGCCAGCATCTCAAGGGATGTTAAACTTATGCCAGTTCAGAATGTTTCCAAATGTTctcaatttttcttatttgtgaacTGAGCATCTTAGAATCATCCCCTTGAAGAGATAAAAAGCGTGTGACAGAGAGTATTAGTTAGTGCCCACAAAGAAGCATAATCACAATCATCTATTAGTAACCCAAGGCAAGGTCATGTGAGCACTGGACCAGTCTAGGTacatctttataaaaatgaagaaataaatgatgtttaGGAAACCTCTTATTGCTGCTTTGCGGGGCAGCCATCAGCAGTTCAGAGTTCAGAAGGGATCCATGGAGGTGACACCTactagacttttctatctgaggaggTTAGGGGGAAAGACAGTTACACTCTCTTCATGGTTTCCTACAGCTTATACACCCCAAcaaaatctttcaggcaacaTAGGAATCACAATGTGCTTACAtcttatttttcaagtgaatgattataatgaatacaggtaaaaacatgttttccatctcccttaaatgattaaaaacaaagtcatGCTGATAACCCACATACATTTACATCTAAGTATACTGTAAAAGATTAACACACCATGAGCAAGcagaaagcaatttttttttctcagccgtTTTGTTGGCAGGCTGTATATTGCTGTTACAAAGAATCAATCACTTTATTAATTATCTTAAGAGCTGATACCATAGgtaatcttaaaagaatcacaaaccaaatatttatacataaaaaccAGTCGGTTGTACTTTAAATCTATAGGGTGCATACCCACTGATCAATAGTTTCTTCTATCAGGAGCTTGAAGGTAGGAATGGGTACAAAAAAATTAATCATTACTTTTGGTCATCAAGCAGCCCTAGAAAGGGAAAGTGTGTCAGCAAGTAACAATTGCctcactttgtctttttttttttttaatctcagctgCTGTGTCCCTGTAAACTTTAGATTATTTTCTGGGGTTTTTCATCTCATAGCTATTACCAAAACATCTGCTCTAACCTGAAGTTATtgcaaagctttgtttcagctgatGATGCACACCGAAACCTGTGACTGTACCTTTCAAGATAAAGGGAACTCAAGTCAGGCTGGCTCCTGGGATTCAAATGTATTTCTTAATCGTTAACTTGAGCTATAGTCTATTCAGCTCCTTTGGTGACACTCATAAGTCCTAGCTGTGTAatatttccttgtatttatttttatttatcaaaactctgtataacctaactttattattatcaattagacagtacagctGAAGGAggaatcatcttcataataatccacggGTAAAAATGCCAAGTAGAATGGGATGTTTCCTTGAGAGAAACACACCacattacagacagttgggatCTCCCCATACCCATGAACagcatgccagataccagagaaagatggcagcaaCAAACATGGAAAGgcacagcaaaagcaaaaaacattCCAGGGTCTGTGATCTCAGGGCCTTCTCTAGCAGAGATTCACCTATCAGGGCTAATGGGATGACACCTTGAACTTTACTTGCCACCTGCTCTTCCTCTCAGCTCTACAAATTTCAAATTCAAGGATCTGAGAATTATCTTCCTTAAGGCTCCTTTCATGTCACGATTCCTCAGGCTGTAGAGGAAGGGATTGGTCATGGGTATAACCACCATGAAGAAGACAGAGGCCATTGCATCCTGTAGTGAGTAGGAGGAAGGAGGGTGCATATAAACTCCTAGGACTACCCCATAGAAGAGGCAGACCACAGTGAGGTGAGAACCACAAGTGGACATGGCTTTTCTTATCCCCTGGGCAGAGGGCATCTTTAAGACATTGGAGAAAATGTAAACATAAGAAACAATGATGCATATAAATGGTATCAGAAATACCACTGCACCCTCAGCAAAGGCTGTGACATCATTGATAAAGGTATCTGAACAAGAGAGTTTCAGGAGAGGGTAGagatcacagaagaagtgggGCACTGCATTGTGGGAACAGAAGGTGAGTTGAACCATGAGGAGAGTGTGCAAGAGAGCATGCAGGTGTGTGATGACCCATGATAGGACCACCAGGAGGACACAGAGTCTGGGCCTCATCATCAGGGTGTAGTGGAGTGGGTGAcaaatggccacatagcggtcataggccatcacacTCAGGAGGAAGCTGTCCATGTTGCCAAATGCAAACAAGAAGTAGATCTGCATCAAACTCTCTGTGTAAGAGATGGACTTGCTTCTCACCATGTGATTCACCAGAGCCTTGGGGACGGTGACTGAGGAAAAGCAGATGTCAACACTGGAGAGGTTGGCCaagaagaagtacatgggtgtgtggagatgAGGGTCACAGCTGATGGCCAGGATGATGAGGAGGTTCCCAGAGATGGTGACCATGTACATCCCCAAGAACATCCCAAAGACAACGTCTTCTTGTT from Microtus ochrogaster isolate Prairie Vole_2 chromosome 7, MicOch1.0, whole genome shotgun sequence encodes:
- the LOC101990791 gene encoding olfactory receptor 1361-like, whose translation is MDNDNQTTVTEFLLLGLSGESEQEDVVFGMFLGMYMVTISGNLLIILAISCDPHLHTPMYFFLANLSSVDICFSSVTVPKALVNHMVRSKSISYTESLMQIYFLFAFGNMDSFLLSVMAYDRYVAICHPLHYTLMMRPRLCVLLVVLSWVITHLHALLHTLLMVQLTFCSHNAVPHFFCDLYPLLKLSCSDTFINDVTAFAEGAVVFLIPFICIIVSYVYIFSNVLKMPSAQGIRKAMSTCGSHLTVVCLFYGVVLGVYMHPPSSYSLQDAMASVFFMVVIPMTNPFLYSLRNRDMKGALRKIILRSLNLKFVELRGRAGGK